cttttttttttgtactacCTGCACCAACTAGAAGCtcttcttccctttttcttctataattattttatgaaacaattttgaatgtcacaaatctacaaactaaaattcaaaccGATCTTTGACACTAACCATTAGATCAATTttgatctaaggtatgttcttctactcgtcgATGAGAATTGATCTACAGTATCGATCGTCGAGTCATCATTTGGAGTCTACTAATTGGACATGGGTAAAGCTAGAGTGGCGTGTAGGGGTCCTAACCctccaaaaaaagaaattaccCCTTTACTCCCTTGAGGATTTATAAAGTTTTAACCcaatttaatggtaaaattatattttgactattcctaaaatttaaaattaaattatgccctctccaaaaaaaaagtttaagtttaaacacttaaaattataaaattttacattaatacaataaaaaattatattttagctcactcaaatttataattcaaatttgacTCCTCCAAAAAAATTCAGGCTTCACCCTTgttcccaaaatttttttagaaaaaaaacttaataacttaaataaaaagttttaaataattcaatgatttaaataaatttttttaaataatttaataattatttaataattttttgaaattaataaccaaaatacaaacctactaataatatttgaaaaaagaaaaagcaataaATGGCTCCAACACCGTCCCTCCACCGTCAGCTACAGCAGTCGTAATTAACCGACAATTGCCGGTCACCTTCTTGTTGTATAAAATTCCAAGCTGTTCTCCAAATTCCCAACACGCAAAGTTCCTTTTCACATTTCAACACCCAAAAACACTTCCCATTTTCTCTCTCTGggtatttctttttctaatctTATCTGATAATTTCTTACTGGTGTAATGCAATGCAAAGATAAAATAAAGTTCTgggtttgatttgattttttgaaaaaaaaaaaatatatttcttttgcaAATATGAGATTTTCCGATGAGAATTCGACGGCAGCAGCCGAAAGTGGTGGTGGTGATGGTGGAGGAGATAAGTGGGATTCGTTAGGCTTCATGGAGTTGCTCGGTATTCATCAAGATTTCTTTGAATCCTTTATACAGCAGCCTGCTTTGATCCTTTCACCACCATTACTACAACTAGACACTGAACAGAAGCCTCAAGCTGGTCTCCAATTGCAGCCGTATTCCACCGTGTCGGAATTTTCAGAGTCTTTAAACAACCCGCCGCCAACGCCGAACTCGTCTTCCATCTCGTCGTTATCGAATGAAGCTGCGAATATTAATGAACAGAGTACTAACGCCGGTGATGATGAAGAACAAGACAAGACAAAGAAACAGTAAGTTAAAAGAGTCCGTCATAGTATCATAGATAACTTTATAGCATTTGTTAGattccattttatttatcttGAGTGAATTATtctcttaaattaattattctgttgattatttttactataaaaaattaatatttataatttaacacgTGACAATAACTTTTCAGTTATTTTATCGGTCACAATAATTTTAGtagtaaaatgaatgaaattttaaaaaaattattctttaatttaatgtgcataaattaatttatctatctatataaaataaatctatCTCActtatgatttttgttttaagaaacttttttctaattcttttttattacatgtttttttaataattttatgggaaaaattaggttaaaacacaaaaagaagAACCAAAAAAAGCAAAAGGAACCCAGATTtgcattcatcacaaagactgAAATTGATCACTTAGATGATGGTTATAGATGGAGAAAATATGGCCAAAAAGCGGTCAAAAACAGCCCTTATCCAAGGTAcgtaaatatattaattaatttaaccttATTGTTGTGGTTAAAAAATACTTATTGTATATAATATCATACAAAGCAGAAGCTATTATCGTTGCACTAGTAACGGATGTGGTGTGAAGAAACGAGTCGAGAGATCGTTCGATGATACGACGATCATTATCACCACTTACGAAGGCAAACACACGCATCCGTGTCCGGTACAGCCTCGAGGAAGCGGTTTCGGTAATATCGGTTTGACCCCATCATTTATGGTCCATCATCAGTACCAGGATCAGCAACAAGAAGAAGTAGAACAACCCTATATGTATGCTTCATTGTCTCCATTGAATCCATGTTTTAGCCCTAATGGTTCTTCTTCAGCTTCATTAATTAGAGACCATGGGCTTCTTCAAGATATTGTGCTTCCAATTAAGACGAGGAACGAGGCTAATGAACAAGTGTAGGGTAAAAAAAAGTTGGGgttttagttaataattaatgGTATGTAACTTTTTTTACCTTTGGGgagatttattttttgaacaaagaGAACCCACTTTTTGCCATTACTAcatgtataatatttttatgcttCCGGCTACCCTTTTgtatttggtttttttcttgCAGTTACCCTTTGTatttagagaattttcactaatggtgttttttttaattatttattccaTTTTCTGCTTTAGTCTagtcatttgtttatttatttttatcattaatttgcAGCAATGCAATGATGAAGAAATATTTAGGGTTAGGTTTTGTTTGGTTGACGAGAAAAGTCGTTAGGGAAGACTGGAAATTACTATACgtataaaagagaaaattcttgaactTTATGGAAAAACTCAAAAGAAGGTGCATTTTAGAATAAGAATAATATTCGATGCGTGCACagtatatcattttattattgggtaagataaaaatatttgataacttaataattttatttacaaaatattaattataatagttaaacataaataaataaatccgaaactcaaaatctaaaatcttaaattgaaatccaaaaactaaaattgaaaaataaaataattataattaatatttaattatgtttattaagttaatagtatttattttcaagtcctttgatcattttattttacataaatggGGATGTGTCATCTTATAATTAACGATGGTGCATATATAAGACCTATATACTAATAGTACATCAAATATTAATCCgaatatgaattataattattatttttcttgaattttaatttagaatttatgatttaagatttaaaattttaaagtttaaaattcagatttctcttgaattttgagtttatgtgtaaataaaattattaatatttgtttataatccattcattattatttttatttcactaaTAATTTATTGAAGAATCATATATACTTGGGGAAATTTACCCTGCCGACCAGCTATGCTTAAATGGTCTTATCAGTATATCTTTCATTTTATCTCCTATAGTGGGAGCCATACTATTGGGAAGAATAGATTTTTCCATACGCTACAACAGCTGGCTTCATACTTAATAGTcttatatatgtgaatattttaCATATACTTCATCCATTATACCGATCATCgaattgttatttaaaatttattaattggactttttaaaaaaaacttaatagtctggtgacttaaataaaaactttcaaataattcatgactgtttataacattttgaggttaaataattaaaatgtaaatttactaataatttaatgacttggtataatttactttaaatataaatattttcgaTACCCAACCTCCATCACATCTATTCTTAAAGTTACACCAAGCAATAAcgaaacaaaaacacaaaatacataTATGACCATGGTAAAATACGTAATACATGCGATATATTATAAagatgataaatatttaatacattgtgaataaataaaaaaatctaagtaAGTATAAAATGTTGTTTGAGTGCTAGAgatgtataaataaattttaaattggtttgtgaaatttttattcgAATAATTTACCTATATGATACATgcataaatcatcaaaattgagTTTTGGGTACTAATAAAGCCCACTTCAATCTTGGATTATTGTTGGACTGCCCATTTGAAAATAAACTAGTATTAATCAAGCCTACTCCAATAAGTTTTATAAGAACAAATTACTTTTAATCATTCTATATATACGCTAGAAtgttgggttttaattttttatataatttaattatattataattatatattaaatgtttattaaaattttaatattttttaaaacaattataatgatttaaatgatttattcactatttaaaatttaatttaaaataaaatttctaaatatatttttattaaatcgaaTGATAAAACCATCGTATTATGTATAgattatttaatgttaaattataattatagcCAACCTactatatttacattttaaaattagtatttatattttagtatgaCATAATTTGACttctctaattttttataatacacCATTAattattcgagttttttttcaaaatacccATTAGACTTATcatgttgaaataaatttttaataatatcaaattaaaatacaaatggtaaattataaaatagtcatttatgtatggtctaaattatttttagtcactaaactttaattgtaacaaaatagtcatttattacattttaatcattgaaccgttatctttaattaaaaaatgtgacGGAAATTTGACGCGGATGATAATAGTAAACGTGTATTTCAGGTTGATGTTACCTAAGCCAAAAGTCATTCTAAACAAAAGCAAAACCTTTCTTTCATGAACCCTAAACAACTGCCGATGCAATCCTATCACTACCAAATGTCATTGGGTTAAGGCTTGAGCTTTCAAGGCTTCAATGTCCGAATCTGTTTACATAAATGAGAGCCAAAGAACCACCTCGAGCCGACCATATTTGGGTCCCTTAGCTGGAACTTTGACACCTACAAGCAAAGAGGACTTAGAGATTCCATATCTTAATCTTAGGGAACTTAACATAGAGCACCAACAAAGGTTTTCCACCTCTGCCATGCCCATTTATTTGGTCACTTGAGACCCAAACCAGAACCCATCTATATTTTAAGGGTCAAGACTcaagctatatatatattttggagaACATGGCTTTTGTCCTGCGTTATTTATTGTTGCTACAATGTTTTTGCATTGCGAATAGGATCTATTGCTATTTTTCTTCTAAATAGGCGGCGGCTTTTGGATAGTGCCGTCGTTGACGTTTTGACCCTCTGAATGGAAAGATACAAAGAAATTAGGGTGACAACCCTTTGACccattgaatttattttgttagtTGACATCGATATGGATTGTATGTCAGCATGTCAACATTTAACAGTTTGATCtttaataaaagtaattttaataattatttctaaatattaattagatatttaataataatataaatcctTTGCCACATAATTAActatattaaaatcatatattaaacTCGATCAAGATGGGCCACGACActaattttctttgttattgtGATTATACTTTTGCTAAACTATTCTAAAAACGTCTAgaatttatcattttgtttaaataaactatatttttatggttcaAATAAAACCTCAATAATTACTCAAACAAAGCCAACACTtaattaacttttcatttgaCGGTCTTCCACCCATCTTTCAATTATTATAGAAGCACAATATTCACTCTAataaattttagctttttgtTTAGTAGCAAAACACttagaaaattcaaatttccattttatacatgtttaaatgtGCTAGAATTCATGTCTTTCTAATTTTCACAACCATAAGAGaaaaattcaatcaacaaaatatatttttatagactatctaattactattattttatatataaaagactgataaaataatatttaaggaTAAACGTGATTGAGATATTggattgattcaaaattttagatatatacacatatattcgttttattttaatggtataattatgaatttcatcactttatttatgaaaatcGACAAGATAGtctctttactttattttgttAGATTCAATCAtcttattttacaaaattaaaaaataattcaattgagTACCgctattaaatttgttattaaattattgagttacaaaataaattgaCAATTCAACCATTTGTATGCAATcaagtaacaaaaatcaatggTCTGAGTTTATCAATAACTggatttacttttttttttttggtaaagtaAGAGGACCGAACTATGACAAATCAAATTAGAGggattaatttctcaattttataaataaagggATGAAATTTAGAATTAgacatattttaattagtaGAGCTGCCTGTCGTTATGGATATCTGCCacgtaataaataaataaaagagcaattattattaaaaaggaCCAATCGATTCgaaattatttagattttgatacGGTGTGTTTTATTCGTAAGGGAATCAatcactcaaaaaaaaaaaaaattattgcagGCTACAGTGACCGGAAGAGAGGCAAAGAGAGCAATGGCGAAGCACGAAGACCTTCCGGTTCCGGTTTACTCTTCACTAGAACTGGTCTACGGCGAAGGATCTCAGCTGGAAGAAGCTCAGCTTCGGTTCGATCAATTGAAGTCCAAGTTTGTCGAAGTCTTTGGTCATTCTCCCGATGTCTTCGCTCGATCTCCAGGTTTGCTTTTCTATGTTCTCGCTGTTGCTGAGCGATAAGCAAGAcaattgactttgatttttttggatgaaagactgtttcctttttttttttttctttttttgtgtgtgtgtgtgtgttaaATTCTAATGCTATGTTTAAGAACGtgaacttgaaaatttgaatttaggTTTCAATTACTCTATAAATCGTGAGGAGAatgaaatttatacttaaaattagTTGAGTTTCAGTATGATTATATATCTCGAATTCAATTAGTATGATTAAGAACGtgaatttgaaagatttgaGTTTAGATTTCAATTACTCTATAAATCTCCAGGAGAATGAAATTTCTACTCGAAATTAGTTGAGTTTCAGTATGATTATATATTTCGAATTCAATTAGCATGATTAAGAACATGAACTTGAAAGCTAATgtttacttaaattattcaagtttctgtttgattatatatttcaatttatatagtATGATTAAGAACAGGAACTTGAAAGCTTTGAGTTTAGATTTCAATTACTCTATAAATCGTGAGGGagtaaaacacatatttaaattagttgAGTTTCAGCATGATTATATATTCCGAATTCAGTTAGTATGATTaagaacatgaatttaaagacaTTTGAGTTTAGATTTCAATTACTGTATAAATCGTGAGGAGAAAAAATGTATACTTAAATTAGTTGAGATTTAGTgtgattatatatttaaaagatatagaAACATAAATTTCAGATTCACAGATATCCTtagtaatttcaattttcacataGTAAATAAGCATCCAAGAAATGCATAGATTTGGGAACTAATCATGAATGcgatatttatgtgttttatcaCACAATTTGCACTATTTTTGAAATTCAAGTTCTGAACTCTACCTTAGAAGAATTTCTAGTTGTTCGCTGAGAAATGTTTTGAGAAAAATAGGCTACATTGATTGGCTAatcaaaacaattaattaaaatgggaAGATAGTGATTTTTCACTTCCTCTTGTGAGTGGTTTGATAGTGATTTTTCACTTCCTCTTGTGAGTGGTTTGACTGTTTTAATTgtgaaaagtggttattttttaATCGTTTGATCAACTAATGGCTATTTATGTGTAGGGAGAGTGAACTTAATTGGAGAGCACATTGACTATGAAGGATACTCAGTGTTGCCTATGGCAATCAGGCAAGACACAATTGTGGCAATCCGAAAGCACAAAGAAGGGGAGGCTgaaaaacttctaaaaattgCTAATGTCAATGATAAGTATGCTACCTGTACTTATCCTGCTGATCCTAACCAGGTAACTTTAGCAATGTTCTAACCTTCTGCTTTTCTTCTTCTAGTTATCCAGTTGATTAGGTAACTTGTTAAATGTTCATCTGCAAGTTTACCTATTTAACTACCATTCCCTGATTGCATTAGTTTCTATAGCATTAAAAAAAATGCTGACTTCCTTCTTTGTGTTGGTTTGTTGGCTTAAGGATTGCTCTTCATTTGAGTTAAAATGCCTTATATTGTTAATTGTGCAGGAAATTGACTTGAAGAATCATAAATGGGGCCATTATTTCATTTGTGGGTGAGATATTAAATTCTTCTTCTCCCtatatatgttttctatttgACAATGACAGTCAATATAATCTATTGATGTTTCTATCCTTTTCCCAAGTATGTGAAGACACTTCAGAGTGTAATATATATTGACTATTCTTGTATTGCAATCGATCCCCTCAAAATGGTGATGCTAGTATTGTCCATCCATGTTATTCAGGTATAAGGGTTTTTATGAATATGCCAAGTCAAAAGGAGTGAATGTAGGTAAGCCAGTGGGCCTTGATGTCCTTGTTGATGGAACAGTTCCTACAGGTATTCTTTTGCTCCACTTGCATGACTTTGATggtaattgaataaaaatttagctTTACATGGTGGTAGTTTGtttctttatagaaattggatCATCTTTTTTGTTTCAGGTTCTGGTTTATCAAGCTCTGCAGCTTTGGTTTGCTCAGCTACAATTGCTATTATGGCTGCTTTTGGTGTTAACTTCTCAAAGGTATTATATCTTTGCATTGGTAACCACaagtcaaaatttgaaatactAATATCTGCGTCTTTAACAGAAAGAAATTGCCCAAGTAACATGTATTTGTGAACAACATATTGGAACACAGTCAGGTGGAATGGACCAGGTTTCACTTTTTCCTACATTTAATTTTCCTGAGTTGCTGTGATGCTTAAAATGCTACCTCATTATAATTtgaagttatttaaatttactcTGTTATTATTGAAAATCGTGTGTAACTTACTACCCTGTTTAATTATTACAGGCAATCTCCGTTATGGCCAAAAACGGGTTTGCTGAGCTAATAGATTTCAACCCTGTTCGTGCAACTGACGTGCAACTACCTGCTGGTGGTACATTTGTGATAGCCCATTCATTGGCAGAATCTCAAAAGGCAGTAACAGCTGCAACAAATTATAATAACCGAGTTGTGGAATGCCGACTGGCAGCTGTAAGTTACATTTCCTTACTGAAATTACAACTTTTTGGGGGGTTTCTTGCATCATGGCATTTCTAATTCTACCGTCTTTGTTTGTCCAACGTTTCAGATCGTGCTTGGTATAAAGCAGGGAATGAAGCCACAAGAAGCAATATCAAAAGTCAAAACTCTTTCAGACGTGGAAGGATTATGTGTGAAGTTTGCTGGTGGTCAAGGTTCTAATGACCCTGTCCTTGCAGTCAAggtttctattatttaattttctaccTCCATGATATTGTGGTGATTTCTTTTTTCGTTAGAAATTATACAGTCTTACGTCAAACTTTACTTTTGCTTCAGGAATTCTTGAAAGAGGAGCCGTATACTGCTCAAGAAGTTGAGAAAATTACTCAGAAGGATCTTCCATCAATCTTGTGTGATAACCCAACTTCTTTAGATGTGCTAAATGCAGCCAAGCATTTCAAGTTGCATCAGGTACTTTTGGTTGAAGTTGAATAGATcgtttattttttcaaattaatattattatcaattatgatttttttaaattaattgctCTTATGTTccataatatttacattttcttcAACCAATAGTGACTTTTTGAGGTGCTTCTCTAAATGCAAAAAAATTGCCTTTGGACTTTTGTGTAGCAAGGTGGCTACCACTCACATTACACTTTTTTGAAGGGGGTTGTAACTTGGGAATAGGAAAGGGGTTGCAGATGCTAAGATTTGAATCCTAAGCCTACAGGAAAACCACCACTTAAGGGTGGCTGCATAAACCAATTGGGTTAAACCGTAGTTTCCCTTTACACTCCTCTTATTACCGGTTCCCTTACTGGAACTAGTACCAGTGATCCTGATATATTGTCTTCATCTTTATGCGAAACTTTAGGTCTTTAAACCGTTTTGTACATCTTTAACATTTTCACTAGAAACATTTTGATATACTGGGTTAAGTTATGGAGTATTTTAGTTATTTCTTGATTCTTAATTTCCAGAGAGCTGCTCATGTCTACTCCGAAGCCAAGCGTGTTTATGCTTTCAAGGATACTGTGGCATCAAAGTTAAGGtgactttcaaattttaacaatagGCTATGTTCTGTCTGAATGCTGAAGTTGTTTCGTAACCGATAGTTAatgattattaataaatttgtgCAGCGAGGAGGAAAAGCTCAAGAAACTCGGCAATCTTATGAATGAAAGCCACCACAGCTGTAGTGTTCTCTATGAATGCAGGTACAACTATCAGAATGTACATCGAGTCTGTTGAACTGTTCGTAAGATTGTAACTGAAAACTTGTTAAAAGCAATTTAGTGGCCCTTTTATTGTTTGACATGAATCTGTCACACTGCTCCTTCGGTCATAACTGAAATCTCCTTAAAAAAGGATGATTTGCTACCTTCTTTCTATGCATGATACAGTTTTTTCGACCTATATTACTCGTCCTCTTTGTAGTACTGATCTTGACTGACGTGACTTTAGGTCTTGTAAGGCAATAATTACACGATAACTTTATCTTATATTACTGTTAACACTATTCTCCGTGATTATAGCAAAAATCGGTTGGCTTGGCTTGTTTTGCTTATGTGGGTTTTCTATGTACTGTGattgtattttcttttgatgGCAAGCTCACATGGTCTGCTGGTTAGTGTCACTTATCTTACGTTTGTAATTTTTAACTAGCTGCCCGGAGTTGGAGGAAATTGTAAAAGTATGCCGAGACAATGGCGCTATGGGAGCAAGGCTTACCGGAGCTGGATGGGGTGGTTGTGCCGTGGCCTTGGTAAAAGAGAGTATCGTACCACAGTTCATCCTCAATTTGAAGGTATAGCTCTCCGTGCAAGCTCTCTCTATTTCCTTCCGTTTTAAAGGCATCATATTTGTACTATTAGTTAAGCTTGTAACTGTCCCGAGTCATTCCTGACACCAAGTGAGgaagaaaatgactaaaaaccccttattattacaaaaaatagCAAGATGTTTCAatctttctatatttttataagaaaatattactATGATAGGGATTTGAACCAAGACCAccatgatttttataatttcaaattcaCTATTTCAATCAAACCTTCGTTTGTAtgttaaacaaaatttttataaatatttctttttcaccCATATCATGGATATGTCATAATCTATAATCTAGTATATATATACGCGtgattttatgtatatatataaatatgagcaAGCTTTAAATCCAGCTTTGTATATTTAAGCAAGCATCAAGTTAGCCAGTAAGAAAAAAATTGCACAGTTGACACGAGATCCAggatatatatgtgtgtgtgtgtgcatgtatgtatataacaGCAAGCATTAAGACTTTATTATGTTTTCAGGAACAATTCTACAAGTCTAGGATTGACAAAGGTGTGATAAACCAGAATGACCTTGGTCTTTATGTGTTTGCTTCAAAGCCTTCAAGTGGTGCTGCtattcttaaattttagtatGTTTCATTTAACTTGTTGGTTGTGCcataaaacattttcaatttcaCATGCCGAAgatttaaaaaagggaaaatcaGTTTAGGGAATAGAgaacatcaaaattcaataaaaaattgatcGTTTTGTGTATGGTTTTAGACAAATTGGACACTGATTTCGCTCTATGTAAATGGATTAGTGACGTTGAGCGGGTAGACATTAATTTATTTCCCGTCTGTTTCTCTTTCTTCAATATCATCTCTTATTTATCCTAAGACCGACTTgaatatggttttttttttccttaatttttggaagttattattattataaatacaaaaaaaaaaaccatgagTTGTACGTGGTAAGTATATTTTGTGCTAGCGAGCAAACATGACATGGGTGATTGTTTTGATTGTGGTGGAGTGGAAAGATATTTCTTTGTACGTAGTCTCCCGACCAAGGGACCCAATCAACAATGGTGGTGACTGGTGATCGAAGTTTGGAAGCTTTATCGATCAACGGTTCTTTGGTGTTCGAGTTATTAGCTACTTTAGTCGTTTTATCAATTCAATTGAATAATCAAAAagttgattaaataatttaattcaatcattttaacaTCGACCAGTTTAGTTAAATAGTCACCAGATGTCCAGTTAGTTAAAATAGTCATTAAATACTCAGTtatcaaaatctattttttgttggtataataatcattaaatgtttgaatttttgtaatttttataatttatttctaattttaaaaatcaaaagtttatataatttaaaattaaaattaatttttaaaactttaaaataaaaattataaacatattcataaataaatatttatttatttttcttattttctaacataatatttatttattaaaatagtaattagtaCGAATCGTCTCGTTCGTTGCATGAAGAAAATTACTGAAAATTAGTTGTTGTTGTCTTCGGATTGGATGGTGGTCCATAGTGGATTGAAAAGATCCACGCCCACGTGCCTTTGTAccattaaataaagttaaaaattatccCAACTTCTGGCctgccccccccccccccccaggTCCCCATTGATTCAACTTTAAAATGGACAACCTATCTAAtcttatcattattatattattgtacactatataatattacttttattgttatcatgaaattatttcgaagatttgattttgtacttTATGATGCTCTAAACATCATATTTTACATTGGACACAATTTTACGAAATCTTAATTGAGGCGAAGCATAGAGAAGATTATGAACACGTGTATAGATCAATCTTCTTAAATACTTGCAAGGA
The window above is part of the Gossypium raimondii isolate GPD5lz chromosome 9, ASM2569854v1, whole genome shotgun sequence genome. Proteins encoded here:
- the LOC105800771 gene encoding probable WRKY transcription factor 48; translated protein: MRFSDENSTAAAESGGGDGGGDKWDSLGFMELLGIHQDFFESFIQQPALILSPPLLQLDTEQKPQAGLQLQPYSTVSEFSESLNNPPPTPNSSSISSLSNEAANINEQSTNAGDDEEQDKTKKQLKHKKKNQKKQKEPRFAFITKTEIDHLDDGYRWRKYGQKAVKNSPYPRSYYRCTSNGCGVKKRVERSFDDTTIIITTYEGKHTHPCPVQPRGSGFGNIGLTPSFMVHHQYQDQQQEEVEQPYMYASLSPLNPCFSPNGSSSASLIRDHGLLQDIVLPIKTRNEANEQV
- the LOC105800770 gene encoding galactokinase; this translates as MAKHEDLPVPVYSSLELVYGEGSQLEEAQLRFDQLKSKFVEVFGHSPDVFARSPGRVNLIGEHIDYEGYSVLPMAIRQDTIVAIRKHKEGEAEKLLKIANVNDKYATCTYPADPNQEIDLKNHKWGHYFICGYKGFYEYAKSKGVNVGKPVGLDVLVDGTVPTGSGLSSSAALVCSATIAIMAAFGVNFSKKEIAQVTCICEQHIGTQSGGMDQAISVMAKNGFAELIDFNPVRATDVQLPAGGTFVIAHSLAESQKAVTAATNYNNRVVECRLAAIVLGIKQGMKPQEAISKVKTLSDVEGLCVKFAGGQGSNDPVLAVKEFLKEEPYTAQEVEKITQKDLPSILCDNPTSLDVLNAAKHFKLHQRAAHVYSEAKRVYAFKDTVASKLSEEEKLKKLGNLMNESHHSCSVLYECSCPELEEIVKVCRDNGAMGARLTGAGWGGCAVALVKESIVPQFILNLKEQFYKSRIDKGVINQNDLGLYVFASKPSSGAAILKF